In one Drosophila albomicans strain 15112-1751.03 chromosome X, ASM965048v2, whole genome shotgun sequence genomic region, the following are encoded:
- the LOC117577830 gene encoding NADH-cytochrome b5 reductase-like, with product MARNNNDDDDAIDESDCCGNGCTNCILDHKPQPSQRAQLAGKRNVILTYANFRLLSNEAHKADAQVRLMHFGYHTEHDADDSILDIPPGHHVMLRTDATTPLLRPYSPYWSDFAAKEFKLLIKLQPNGPMSSFLANLQPLQVLQFRGPIGGNYVHDAKAAKCIVIIAQGVAIAPTLPLVAQILDNEDDMNRIRHLICAQDLEHVYFRERLLEFAQYWNYSSCLYLAHQSCTCCDSNTPPTDQPCEQVRRQLRYKEAAYTGRLEAKQLAAQLPVNDADNIVVIIAGHSSFQREMSEQVAKVAGVSAGNIHLL from the coding sequence ATGGCGAGGAataacaacgacgacgacgacgcgatTGATGAAAGTGATTGTTGTGGCAATGGCTGCACTAATTGCATTCTCGACCACAAACCGCAACCTAGTCAACGTGCTCAGCTGGCGGGCAAGCGCAACGTTATCCTGACCTATGCCAATTTCCGGCTGCTCAGCAATGAGGCACACAAGGCGGATGCGCAGGTGCGACTGATGCATTTTGGCTATCACACTGAACACGATGCAGATGATAGCATCTTGGACATTCCGCCGGGTCATCATGTAATGTTGCGCACCGATGCCACTACACCGCTATTGCGCCCATATTCTCCATATTGGAGCGACTTTGCGGCCAAAGAGTTTAAGCTTCTGATTAAACTGCAGCCAAATGGTCCGATGTCAAGTTTTCTGGCTAACTTGCAACCGTTGCAAGTGCTGCAGTTTCGCGGTCCCATTGGCGGCAATTATGTGCACGATGCGAAAGCGGCGAAATGCATTGTCATCATAGCACAGGGCGTGGCCATTGCGCCCACTTTGCCCCTGGTCGCCCAAATCCTAGACAACGAGGATGACATGAATCGCATACGCCATTTAATATGCGCCCAGGACTTGGAACATGTGTACTTTCGTGAACGTCTGCTAGAGTTTGCCCAATATTGGAACTACAGCAGTTGTCTCTATCTGGCGCATCAATCATGCACCTGTTGCGACTCCAACACTCCACCAACTGATCAACCATGTGAGCAAGTAAGACGGCAGCTGCGCTACAAGGAAGCAGCGTACACTGGACGACTGGAAGCCAAGCAATTGGCTGCACAGCTGCCTGTGAATGATGCTGACAATATTGTAGTCATTATTGCTGGTCATTCCAGCTTCCAGCGGGAAATGAGCGAGCAAGTTGCTAAAGTTGCCGGCGTATCAGCTGGgaatatacatttattgtaa
- the LOC117577827 gene encoding transmembrane protein 185B has protein sequence MNLESLFRDFNPCKFIVHCSLFTFVTLFALRLDGYIDWPYWAIFTPLWIWKCTAILGAIVGAIVWCRYPHYRLEGDSYTQFKAMLISLSLHLILLMFELLACDKLTSERHLWVLVFIPLIFGSVVSVGACVWAVKHDRSFELELFLAVNALQFVSLPLKLDKFVYWHWDVVFVPMWIVICLSLVSVLYNIIFCGIMMRTPEVSLQQKKAALNAAVGNICTVLPLLCFQVVICDKLDGEIKFPYIVVFAPLLVSILALIILSFTAKGGNMWWFGIRKSFSQFLLSAMPFLQEYGNISYHAETQSNAGQSVPLDASSSSTSNMAAAATEPLHEFSKHDKKSKKAAKNDIMKPVVPFISIDLPD, from the exons ATGAATCTTGAATCACTGTTTCGTGACTTTAATCCATG taaATTTATCGTGCACTGCAGTTTATTTACGTTCGTAACGCTGTTTGCATTGCGCCTCGATGGTTACATAG ATTGGCCATATTGGGCCATTTTTACGCCATTATGGATCTGGAAGTGCACCGCCATCTTGGGCGCCATTGTGGGTGCCATTGTTTGGTGCCGTTATCCACACTATCGCCTAGAAGGCGATTCATATACACAATTCAAGGCGATGCTCATCTCGCTGTCGTTACACTTGATACTGTTGATGTTCGAGCTGCTCGCATGCGATAAACTGACCTCAGAGCGCCATCTATGGGTGCTGGTATTTATACCGCTGATCTTTGGCTCTGTAGTCAGTGTGGGCGCCTGTGTTTGGGCCGTTAAACACGATCGCTCCTTCGAGCTGGAATTGTTTTTGGCCGTGAATGCGCTGCAATTTGTATCGCTGCCGCTGAAGCTGGATAAATTCGTCTATTGGCATTGGGATGTGGTGTTTGTGCCCATGTGGATTGTGATATGCTTGAGCCTGGTCAGTGTGCTGTACAACATCATATTCTGTGGCATTATGATGCGCACTCCGGAAGTGTCGTTGCAACAAAAGAAGGCAGCGCTCAATGCGGCCGTTGGCAACATTTGCACCGTTCTGCCGCTGCTCTGCTTTCAG GTGGTCATTTGCGATAAACTGGATGGCGAAATCAAATTTCCATATATTGTGGTATTTGCACCGTTGCTCGTCTCAATACTCGCTCTGATTATCCTCAGCTTTACGGCCAAGGGTGGGAACATGTGGTGGTTTGGCATACGCAAATCGTTTAGCCAATTCCTCTTGTCAGCGATGCCATTCCTGCAGGAATACGGCAACATTAGCTATCACGCCGAGACGCAAAGCAATGCGGGCCAATCGGTGCCCTTGGATGCATCGTCGTCGTCCACCAGCAAtatggcagcagcggcaacggaGCCGTTGCATGAGTTTAGCAAGCACGACAAGAAGAGCAAGAAGGCGGCAAAGAATGATATTATGAAGCCCGTGGTGCCGTTCATCAGCATTGATTTGCCCGATTAA